Proteins encoded together in one Desulfosporosinus meridiei DSM 13257 window:
- a CDS encoding aspartyl-phosphate phosphatase Spo0E family protein encodes MSHTINDLIKQIEKLRVDLIKVKEGRAYTDPEVIAVSQALDEVLDEYQKLMLKNKTK; translated from the coding sequence GTGTCTCATACGATTAATGACCTTATAAAGCAAATCGAAAAATTGCGGGTAGATTTGATCAAGGTTAAAGAGGGGAGAGCTTACACTGATCCTGAAGTAATTGCGGTAAGTCAGGCATTAGATGAGGTGTTGGACGAATATCAGAAATTGATGCTTAAGAATAAAACTAAATAG
- a CDS encoding SDR family NAD(P)-dependent oxidoreductase gives MKNKTALITGGGTGIGRAIALLLAKEGVNIAINYSRSEEDAIKTCQEIEKLGVRSLYYKADVSKDEEVRAMVDKVVTEFGTLDILVNNAGMTHFVEHSDLEGMKDEYWDDIFGVNVKGMFFCCRAAAAELKKSKGCVINITSIAGLTGLGSSIAYSASKAAATSVTKSLARVLAPEVRVNAVAPGIVQTRWVEGKDEHITRLAAGTPLGRVAEPEDIAEVVYALIAQAGFVTGQTIVVDGGNFI, from the coding sequence ATGAAAAATAAAACAGCTTTGATTACCGGAGGCGGAACTGGGATCGGCAGGGCTATTGCATTGTTATTAGCTAAGGAGGGAGTTAATATTGCTATTAATTACTCCCGTTCGGAAGAAGATGCCATAAAGACGTGTCAAGAGATAGAGAAGCTTGGGGTTCGCAGTTTGTACTATAAGGCTGACGTATCTAAGGATGAAGAAGTTCGGGCAATGGTTGATAAAGTAGTGACTGAATTCGGAACACTGGATATTCTGGTTAATAATGCCGGAATGACTCATTTTGTTGAACACTCTGACCTAGAAGGAATGAAGGACGAGTATTGGGATGATATTTTCGGAGTTAATGTTAAAGGGATGTTTTTTTGCTGTAGAGCAGCAGCCGCAGAGTTAAAGAAAAGTAAAGGGTGTGTTATTAATATAACTTCAATAGCTGGTCTGACCGGGTTAGGAAGTTCCATCGCCTATTCCGCTTCTAAGGCCGCAGCTACCAGTGTTACTAAATCCCTGGCCCGAGTTTTAGCACCTGAGGTAAGAGTTAATGCTGTAGCTCCAGGAATTGTTCAAACTCGTTGGGTTGAAGGTAAGGATGAGCACATCACTCGTCTTGCTGCGGGAACACCCCTGGGAAGAGTTGCCGAGCCGGAGGATATTGCAGAGGTAGTGTATGCATTAATCGCCCAGGCAGGGTTTGTGACTGGACAAACAATTGTGGTTGACGGAGGAAATTTCATCTAA
- a CDS encoding AI-2E family transporter, whose product MKFQNFLESNLFKKGLSLLLLFAIIIGVRPMMNLLLLTFMFSFILYGIQNYIFSKIVKLIPINRTWVTVVVFSFVASSIIFGIYRYIPILTKQLMFIGVQLSNFDINNYEDAINPQLREAISTSIQSYVVEGGTFLIHSVTNIWNFSLNIFIALILSLFLILEKDKTIRFLNKFESSKASFVYMYYKKLGQNFVNSFAKVMETQILISFINSILSAIFLSLLGFHQVIGLGFMIFILGLIPVAGVIISLIPLSIIAFKLGGFLKILYVIGMIVLLHAIEAYFLNPKLMSIKTKLPVFFTFVVLLLSEHFMGVWGLLFGIPLFLFMLDLLDVEESDNS is encoded by the coding sequence ATGAAATTTCAAAATTTTTTGGAAAGTAATTTGTTTAAAAAGGGGTTGTCCTTACTTCTTTTATTTGCAATCATCATAGGGGTTCGACCTATGATGAATTTACTTCTTCTGACCTTCATGTTTTCTTTCATTTTATACGGGATTCAGAACTACATCTTTTCAAAGATTGTTAAACTAATCCCTATAAATAGAACTTGGGTAACTGTCGTAGTCTTTTCTTTTGTAGCGTCATCAATTATCTTTGGAATATACAGATATATACCCATTCTAACTAAGCAGTTAATGTTCATTGGAGTTCAGCTAAGTAATTTTGATATCAATAATTATGAGGATGCGATCAATCCGCAGTTGCGAGAAGCTATTAGCACAAGCATCCAGTCCTATGTGGTCGAAGGAGGAACATTTTTAATCCATTCAGTAACAAATATCTGGAATTTTAGTTTGAATATTTTTATTGCCTTAATTTTGAGCCTGTTTCTGATACTTGAAAAAGATAAAACTATTAGGTTCTTAAATAAGTTTGAATCCAGTAAAGCAAGCTTCGTTTACATGTATTATAAAAAATTAGGCCAAAATTTTGTGAACTCCTTTGCCAAAGTAATGGAAACACAAATTTTGATTTCCTTTATAAATTCGATTTTATCGGCGATCTTTTTGAGTTTGTTAGGGTTTCATCAGGTTATAGGATTAGGATTTATGATTTTTATCTTAGGATTAATCCCTGTGGCTGGTGTAATAATTTCACTTATTCCCTTATCAATTATCGCATTTAAATTGGGTGGATTTTTAAAAATACTTTATGTAATTGGTATGATAGTATTATTGCATGCCATTGAAGCCTATTTTTTAAATCCAAAATTAATGTCCATAAAAACCAAGCTGCCAGTATTTTTCACCTTCGTAGTTTTATTGCTCTCTGAGCATTTTATGGGTGTATGGGGGCTATTGTTTGGAATTCCGCTATTTCTATTTATGCTTGATTTACTTGACGTAGAAGAATCAGATAATAGCTAA
- a CDS encoding class I SAM-dependent methyltransferase encodes MERISKTITAYDNNCVAFNDKFIDYLPYQKMIREFINLLEPGIKVLDLGCGPGNVARQLMLAGKNFTLKGIDLSEEMIKLAQKNAPAGDFSCQDIRDISFNAESFDAVFLSFCIVHLNQTEVLSLLQKVSNYLKGEGKLYLSFMEGKKDGFEKTSFSKEEIYYFYHSAKSVKKILEDNHLSIIEIKEQDYPENDGSITTDVFIFAKKQFTSNGTCT; translated from the coding sequence ATGGAAAGAATCAGTAAAACCATAACTGCCTATGACAACAACTGTGTTGCCTTCAATGACAAATTTATCGACTATCTACCTTACCAAAAAATGATTAGAGAGTTTATTAATTTACTTGAGCCAGGAATAAAAGTTTTGGATCTGGGGTGTGGACCAGGTAATGTCGCGAGACAGTTAATGTTAGCCGGTAAAAATTTTACGCTTAAAGGAATTGATCTTTCCGAGGAAATGATCAAACTAGCCCAAAAGAATGCTCCGGCAGGAGATTTTAGTTGTCAAGATATACGAGACATTAGTTTTAATGCCGAATCATTTGATGCGGTATTCTTATCATTTTGTATAGTTCATTTAAATCAAACAGAAGTGCTTTCCCTTCTGCAAAAGGTTTCGAACTATTTAAAGGGGGAAGGTAAACTATATTTAAGCTTTATGGAAGGGAAAAAGGATGGTTTTGAGAAAACCAGTTTTTCTAAGGAGGAAATATACTATTTTTATCATTCCGCCAAAAGTGTCAAGAAAATATTAGAAGATAATCACTTGTCTATCATTGAGATCAAAGAGCAAGACTATCCGGAGAACGATGGGTCAATCACTACAGACGTATTTATTTTTGCGAAAAAGCAATTTACTTCCAATGGTACTTGTACCTGA
- a CDS encoding 3'-5' exonuclease — protein sequence MYFIIFDLEFNQDVASLQNFDGKGSPYPFEIIQIGAIKLDLELNTVGTFNRYVKPTFYTRINPFVTDLTGITTEQLLTEEPFSEIYKAYTAFTKERDSIFCTWGMSDITELFRNVEAQQLSPRFLPQRVINIQPYVSTHFNLSQKNLLRLQHAVELLHIPITNAFHNALHDAFYTAEIFKIVYNSSIQPKPYDPSYRTIRAKRPSRVIDTDKLLQQFEKMYARKITTEEKEMIQLAYKMGRTNQFLKDG from the coding sequence ATGTATTTCATTATATTTGATTTAGAATTTAATCAAGACGTTGCTTCTTTACAGAACTTTGATGGTAAAGGATCTCCCTATCCCTTTGAAATCATTCAAATTGGTGCCATCAAATTAGACTTGGAACTTAACACTGTAGGCACTTTTAACCGTTACGTCAAGCCAACCTTCTACACCAGAATTAACCCATTTGTCACAGATTTAACCGGTATTACCACTGAGCAGCTTTTAACTGAAGAACCCTTTTCGGAGATTTATAAGGCTTATACAGCGTTTACCAAGGAGAGGGATTCAATATTCTGTACTTGGGGCATGTCTGATATAACAGAACTATTCAGAAATGTCGAAGCCCAGCAATTAAGCCCCAGGTTTTTACCCCAAAGGGTTATTAACATACAACCCTATGTCTCCACGCATTTCAATCTTTCTCAAAAAAACTTATTACGTCTTCAACATGCAGTAGAGTTGCTCCATATTCCAATAACAAATGCATTTCACAATGCCCTTCATGATGCCTTTTATACGGCTGAAATATTCAAAATAGTATACAATTCTTCAATTCAACCCAAGCCCTATGACCCATCCTACAGGACAATTAGAGCAAAACGCCCATCAAGAGTGATAGACACGGATAAACTTCTTCAGCAATTTGAAAAAATGTATGCCCGCAAAATAACCACAGAAGAAAAAGAGATGATTCAACTTGCCTATAAAATGGGAAGAACCAATCAATTTTTAAAAGACGGGTAA
- a CDS encoding N-acyl-D-amino-acid deacylase family protein, whose amino-acid sequence MFDTVITGGLIVDGTGTPPYRSDVGIQDGLIVEIAPDLSAEASRIIDATNKIVTPGFIDVHSHCDLVPFMSDSIRESRIRQGVTTEIIGQCGLGSAPHLQRMEDWRNYLIPILGPGPLTWDWQDFSMFYRQLDQAEKLNNFAALIGHGAVRAQILGLNNVKPSTKEIEAMSGIVEDAMAHGALGISYGLAYLPGMFAPKEELIALSSVVAAYQGIMMIHIRSHSRQVREGMSEAISVAKESGVKLQISHMRSYANRDFGITAEELIEMVEKARMDGVDVTFDEHPYTAGSTLLSQTLPPWAKEGGSTEIIRRLKDPQLRAKLKNDLQGQGPDYSGWDNFVGMVGWSNIMISSVSKPQNKWAEGLTADQLAPQKSLPDSQLNSQIIDSIADLLISEECRCSMVMKNLFSEEDIIALLKHPLCQIGSDGIPTGKPHPRLFGTYPKFLGEYVRDKNTMTWAEGVKRITGDPALRLNLRDRGFIKKGYMADLVIFDSHNIAAQEDYTNPAQHPTGINYTIINGHIVLANDEVLTTNAGRMIGMNY is encoded by the coding sequence ATGTTTGATACAGTAATTACCGGTGGTTTAATAGTAGATGGTACAGGTACTCCCCCCTATCGAAGTGATGTGGGGATACAGGATGGCCTGATTGTAGAAATAGCCCCTGACCTGTCTGCAGAGGCCTCAAGGATTATTGACGCGACGAATAAAATAGTAACTCCGGGGTTCATAGACGTTCATAGTCATTGCGACTTAGTACCCTTTATGTCTGATTCAATTCGGGAGAGCAGAATCAGACAAGGAGTAACCACTGAGATTATCGGCCAATGTGGCTTGGGCTCGGCCCCCCACCTCCAAAGAATGGAGGATTGGCGCAATTATCTTATCCCAATCTTAGGCCCCGGACCGCTAACCTGGGATTGGCAAGACTTTTCTATGTTTTATAGGCAACTTGATCAAGCAGAAAAACTTAACAACTTCGCAGCCTTAATTGGTCACGGAGCAGTTCGAGCTCAAATTCTTGGCTTAAATAATGTGAAGCCTTCCACAAAAGAAATCGAAGCCATGAGCGGGATTGTTGAGGATGCAATGGCTCATGGAGCTTTAGGGATATCCTATGGCTTAGCATATCTCCCCGGGATGTTTGCTCCTAAAGAAGAACTAATTGCTCTGAGTTCGGTGGTTGCAGCTTATCAGGGGATTATGATGATTCATATCCGCAGTCACTCTCGACAGGTTCGAGAAGGAATGTCAGAAGCAATTTCTGTCGCCAAGGAATCCGGAGTTAAGTTGCAGATTTCTCATATGCGTTCCTATGCCAATCGAGATTTTGGCATAACCGCCGAAGAATTGATTGAGATGGTAGAAAAAGCCAGGATGGATGGTGTGGATGTAACCTTTGATGAACACCCTTATACTGCCGGCAGTACCCTCTTATCTCAGACCTTACCTCCCTGGGCTAAAGAAGGCGGCAGCACGGAAATCATTCGTCGCTTAAAAGACCCCCAACTAAGGGCTAAACTAAAGAATGACCTCCAGGGTCAAGGCCCCGACTATTCCGGCTGGGATAACTTTGTCGGTATGGTTGGCTGGTCAAATATTATGATCAGCTCTGTCAGTAAGCCCCAAAATAAATGGGCAGAGGGCTTAACTGCAGATCAATTAGCCCCCCAAAAAAGCTTGCCGGATTCTCAACTAAACAGCCAAATCATTGACTCTATTGCTGACCTATTAATCAGCGAGGAATGTCGTTGTTCTATGGTCATGAAGAACCTATTCTCTGAAGAGGATATTATTGCTCTACTCAAGCATCCATTATGTCAAATTGGCTCCGACGGTATTCCTACCGGTAAGCCCCACCCTCGTTTATTTGGCACATACCCTAAATTCTTAGGGGAGTATGTCCGGGATAAAAACACAATGACCTGGGCTGAAGGGGTTAAGAGAATTACCGGAGACCCGGCACTACGTTTGAATTTGCGAGACAGAGGATTTATCAAAAAAGGCTATATGGCCGATCTGGTAATTTTTGATTCCCATAATATTGCAGCCCAGGAAGACTACACCAACCCTGCTCAGCATCCCACCGGTATCAACTATACAATAATTAATGGGCATATCGTTCTTGCCAATGATGAAGTACTAACCACAAATGCCGGCAGAATGATCGGGATGAACTATTAA
- a CDS encoding beta-propeller domain-containing protein, with the protein MKRKLWYSLAVLAVFTGMIIMTGLNEPPKQSIAQEPEQAQPEHLSLPVLGSLDNLRSILKDAENSRGLRGQGVLMGAIALDGMTKSAAAPPVDQASPTNSGITSKESKNYSSTNLQVAEVDEADIVKSDGTYLYQVNNQELLVIQADPSDQMHIVKRISFDENEFSPQELYVDNQYLVVLGNAIYPETQPSATEKDQSKAMIYPPVIHKSTTKVIIYNLADKANITKLREVELDGDYVSSRKIGSNLYLIANKYLDLYRIMNSEMEPTLPSYRDTALKNEFINLDYAKIRYFPDCIEPNYLMIASLNLDQAQQEMQVQTFLGSGQNVYASPTNLYIAVTQYERAEQDTPGTTPKKQIIPSPYSMATAVYRFSLDQGGIDLQAKGTVPGNILNQFSLDEYNNCFRIATTTGETWRSDENTSKNNVYILGPDLQLMGKLEDIAPGERIYSVRFMGDRGYMVTFKNVDPFFVLDLKDPSAPQILGALKIPGYSDYLHPYDENHIIGFGKETIELSPTNNNQGILPGSPVGSNAYYQGMKLAVFDVTDVTKPVEMYKTTIGDRGTDSEVLHNHKALLFDQEKKLLSFPVTVMEVKNPVKSPSGVPQYGSFAFQGAYVYNFDLHSGFTLRGKTTHLDKPDLLKAGQHYYGTKEIERVLYIGDTLYTVSKGKIKANDLSSLEEKKSLTLNP; encoded by the coding sequence GTGAAAAGAAAACTATGGTACTCTCTTGCTGTACTGGCAGTTTTCACAGGTATGATTATCATGACTGGCCTAAATGAACCGCCCAAGCAAAGTATTGCCCAGGAACCAGAGCAAGCCCAACCCGAGCACCTTAGTCTACCTGTGCTTGGCTCCCTGGATAATCTACGCAGTATCCTGAAAGATGCCGAGAATTCCAGAGGATTAAGGGGACAAGGTGTGCTGATGGGGGCAATTGCCCTTGATGGAATGACGAAGTCAGCTGCTGCTCCACCAGTAGATCAGGCTTCTCCGACTAATTCAGGAATTACATCTAAGGAAAGCAAAAACTACTCCTCGACCAACCTTCAAGTAGCAGAGGTTGATGAAGCTGATATTGTCAAAAGTGATGGTACCTATCTCTACCAAGTGAACAACCAGGAACTTCTCGTCATTCAGGCAGACCCCTCCGATCAAATGCACATTGTAAAACGAATCAGTTTTGATGAAAACGAATTTTCACCCCAGGAATTATATGTTGACAATCAGTATCTGGTTGTGTTAGGCAATGCCATCTATCCGGAAACCCAGCCCTCAGCTACAGAAAAAGATCAATCCAAGGCTATGATCTATCCGCCGGTAATCCACAAATCTACGACTAAGGTGATTATCTATAACCTAGCCGATAAAGCTAATATAACCAAACTTCGGGAGGTCGAGCTTGACGGTGATTATGTCTCTTCTCGAAAGATCGGTTCAAATTTATACTTAATAGCTAACAAGTATCTAGACTTATATCGAATCATGAACTCAGAAATGGAACCTACTTTACCCAGTTATCGTGATACAGCTCTAAAAAATGAATTTATCAATCTGGATTACGCCAAAATCCGTTACTTTCCAGACTGTATAGAACCCAACTACCTTATGATCGCCAGTCTTAATCTTGATCAAGCCCAGCAAGAAATGCAGGTGCAAACCTTCCTGGGTTCCGGGCAGAATGTCTATGCATCCCCCACTAATCTCTATATCGCTGTCACTCAATATGAGCGGGCTGAACAGGATACCCCCGGAACCACTCCGAAGAAGCAAATAATCCCTAGTCCCTATAGCATGGCTACAGCTGTGTACAGGTTCAGTCTCGATCAAGGCGGAATTGATTTGCAAGCTAAAGGAACCGTGCCCGGAAACATTCTCAATCAATTTTCCCTGGACGAATACAATAACTGCTTTAGGATTGCTACTACCACAGGAGAGACCTGGCGCTCCGATGAAAACACTTCAAAGAACAATGTTTATATCTTAGGCCCAGACCTCCAATTAATGGGTAAGCTTGAGGATATAGCTCCCGGTGAAAGGATTTACTCGGTTCGTTTTATGGGGGATCGCGGCTATATGGTGACCTTTAAGAATGTTGATCCCTTTTTTGTCCTGGATCTTAAGGATCCCTCCGCTCCCCAAATCTTAGGTGCTTTAAAAATTCCGGGCTACAGTGATTACCTCCATCCTTATGATGAGAATCATATTATAGGCTTTGGTAAAGAAACCATAGAGCTAAGTCCCACCAATAATAATCAAGGGATTCTTCCCGGTTCCCCCGTGGGTTCCAATGCTTACTACCAAGGGATGAAACTAGCTGTCTTTGATGTTACCGATGTAACCAAGCCTGTGGAAATGTATAAAACCACAATCGGCGACCGTGGGACTGATTCAGAAGTACTCCATAATCATAAAGCTTTGCTTTTCGACCAAGAGAAAAAGCTACTATCCTTCCCCGTCACGGTGATGGAGGTTAAAAACCCTGTCAAAAGTCCTTCCGGGGTTCCCCAATATGGCTCATTTGCCTTCCAGGGGGCCTATGTCTATAATTTTGATTTGCATAGCGGTTTCACCCTAAGGGGTAAAACAACTCATCTTGATAAGCCAGATTTACTGAAAGCCGGTCAGCATTATTATGGAACTAAGGAAATTGAACGAGTTCTTTATATCGGAGATACATTGTACACCGTCTCAAAAGGAAAAATAAAAGCTAATGATCTAAGCTCTCTAGAAGAGAAAAAAAGTTTAACGCTTAATCCTTAA
- a CDS encoding MBL fold metallo-hydrolase — MTKLKVTILVENTVGVPLGLLGEWGLSMLLDFGDEKILFDAGEQGNLVNNAQILGHDLRQVDKVVLSHGHYDHTGGLYKLLQYKGATSVYAHPNLFASHLAKVSDIQPNRYIGVPYCQQQLESLGARFHWHNEPFELRPGLWLSGEILRESSFEHIDEHLVELAGEQVVQDSLKDDLSMFYMTDQGLIILLGCAHSGLVNIVEQARQVTKESKVRGIIGGTHLGPASSDQRQQTIDYLKSLDLECLAPNHCTGSAMLTMLAAEFPKAFRWAMAGSALEF; from the coding sequence ATGACTAAGTTAAAAGTGACAATCTTAGTTGAAAACACTGTTGGGGTCCCCTTAGGGCTGTTAGGGGAATGGGGGTTGTCCATGCTCTTAGATTTTGGAGATGAGAAGATCCTGTTTGATGCGGGAGAGCAAGGGAACCTTGTTAACAATGCCCAAATTCTGGGCCATGATCTGCGCCAAGTTGATAAGGTAGTCTTAAGTCATGGACACTATGATCACACGGGAGGACTCTATAAGTTATTACAATATAAAGGGGCAACATCTGTCTACGCGCATCCGAATTTATTTGCAAGCCACTTAGCTAAAGTTTCCGATATTCAACCAAACCGCTATATCGGTGTTCCTTATTGTCAGCAGCAATTAGAAAGCTTAGGTGCCAGGTTTCACTGGCATAATGAACCCTTTGAATTGAGGCCGGGGCTGTGGTTAAGTGGGGAAATTCTGCGAGAATCATCCTTTGAGCACATAGATGAGCATTTGGTTGAATTGGCAGGGGAGCAGGTTGTTCAAGACAGCCTTAAAGATGATTTAAGCATGTTTTATATGACGGATCAAGGTTTAATCATCCTGCTGGGCTGTGCTCATTCCGGACTGGTTAACATTGTAGAGCAGGCCAGGCAGGTTACTAAAGAAAGTAAAGTGAGAGGGATTATTGGCGGAACTCATCTTGGACCAGCTTCCTCGGATCAACGGCAGCAAACCATTGACTATCTTAAAAGCCTTGATCTTGAGTGCCTGGCACCCAATCATTGTACAGGGTCTGCTATGTTGACTATGTTGGCTGCGGAGTTTCCAAAAGCCTTTAGATGGGCCATGGCTGGGTCTGCTTTAGAATTTTGA
- a CDS encoding nitroreductase family protein, with the protein MSIPTSRTKESAVILIDEQLCIGCGLCVEVCKGFNLSLQKGKVISINSVYGCIACGHCMAICPKEAIKIDGRCLSSEDLFSLPQKTNSSAYEEVLNLFQRRRSIREFKAVPVEKEILEKVIEAAQTCPMGLPPSDVNLIVFNSPAKVRKFAEDFCDYLKGIKWLVSEWFLRLMRPFWGKANDELFKGFVRPTIDLYLDNMEKGINLVNYDAPAALYFYGSPYSDPADPIVAATYAMIAAESLGLGTCMLGAVHPLIQNGKAARKFRESYGIRYKSREGLFVIIGYPKVEYHNGIRRTFASIDVR; encoded by the coding sequence GTGTCTATACCTACTTCGCGGACTAAAGAGTCAGCCGTTATTTTGATTGATGAACAACTGTGTATAGGCTGTGGTTTATGTGTTGAAGTATGCAAGGGATTTAATCTCTCTCTGCAAAAGGGTAAGGTTATCAGTATAAATTCAGTTTATGGATGTATTGCCTGCGGACATTGTATGGCAATTTGTCCTAAAGAAGCTATTAAAATTGATGGCCGCTGTTTGTCTTCCGAGGACTTATTCAGCCTGCCCCAAAAAACAAACTCCTCAGCCTATGAGGAAGTGTTAAACCTATTTCAGCGGCGACGAAGTATTCGTGAGTTTAAAGCTGTACCTGTAGAAAAAGAGATCCTGGAAAAAGTCATAGAAGCAGCTCAAACATGCCCGATGGGTCTACCTCCTTCGGATGTAAACCTAATAGTCTTCAATAGTCCGGCAAAGGTGCGTAAATTTGCTGAGGACTTTTGTGATTATTTAAAAGGAATAAAATGGCTGGTATCTGAATGGTTTTTAAGGCTGATGCGTCCGTTTTGGGGAAAGGCCAACGACGAATTATTCAAAGGATTTGTTCGACCTACCATTGACTTGTACTTAGACAATATGGAAAAGGGCATCAACCTGGTTAATTATGATGCCCCTGCTGCCCTCTACTTTTATGGCTCTCCTTATTCTGACCCCGCCGATCCCATAGTTGCAGCTACCTATGCTATGATTGCCGCTGAATCCCTAGGATTGGGGACATGTATGTTAGGAGCTGTTCATCCCTTAATTCAAAACGGTAAGGCTGCCCGAAAATTTAGAGAAAGCTATGGTATTCGCTATAAAAGCCGTGAAGGATTATTTGTCATCATAGGCTATCCGAAAGTTGAGTACCACAATGGAATTCGCCGGACCTTTGCTTCAATAGATGTCAGGTGA